One segment of Cynocephalus volans isolate mCynVol1 chromosome 8, mCynVol1.pri, whole genome shotgun sequence DNA contains the following:
- the PPCS gene encoding phosphopantothenate--cysteine ligase isoform X1: MDLVAEFPPPAGAARWAEVMARFAARLGAQGRRVVLVTSGGTKVPLEARPVRFLDNFSSGRRGATSAEAFLAAGYGVLFLYRARSSFPYAHRFPPQTWLSALRPLGPARAGLLSLEAEENALPGFAAALRSYQEAAAAGTFLAVEFTTLADYLHLLQAAAQALSPLGPSAMFYLAAAVSDFYVPVSEMPEHKIQSSGGPLQVMGASPPEI, from the exons ATGGATCTGGTGGCCGAATTCCCCCCGCCTGCCGGTGCTGCGCGTTGGGCCGAGGTTATGGCTCGCTTCGCAGCCAGACTGGGCGCCCAGGGCCGGCGGGTAGTGTTGGTCACGTCTGGCGGCACTAAGGTACCGCTGGAAGCGCGGCCAGTGCGTTTCCTGGACAACTTCAGCAGCGGGCGGCGTGGTGCAACCTCGGCCGAGGCGTTCCTAGCCGCGGGCTACGGCGTTTTGTTCTTGTACCGCGCTCGTTCCTCCTTCCCCTATGCCCACCGCTTCCCGCCCCAGACCTGGCTGTCGGCTCTGAGGCCCTTAGGCCCAGCCCGTGCGGGCTTGCTGAGCTTGGAGGCCGAGGAGAACGCACTCCCGGGCTTCGCTGCGGCTTTGCGGAGCTACCAGGAGGCAGCGGCTGCCGGCACTTTCCTGGCTGTAGAGTTCACCACTTTGGCGGACTATTTGCATCTGCTGCAGGCTGCGGCCCAGGCGCTCAGTCCGCTAG GCCCTTCTGCGATGTTTTACCTGGCTGCGGCCGTGTCAGATTTCTATGTTCCTGTATCTGAAATGCCCGAACACAAGATCCAGTCATCTGGGGGCCCACTGCAGGTGATGGGCGCTTCTCCTCCAGAGATCTGA
- the PPCS gene encoding phosphopantothenate--cysteine ligase isoform X2, with the protein MFYLAAAVSDFYVPVSEMPEHKIQSSGGPLQITMKMVPKMLSPLVKDWAPKAFVISFKLETDPSIVINRARNALEAYQHQVVVANILESRHSFVVIVTEDSETKLFLSEEEVEKGIEIEEKIVDDLQSRHTAFICDKN; encoded by the exons ATGTTTTACCTGGCTGCGGCCGTGTCAGATTTCTATGTTCCTGTATCTGAAATGCCCGAACACAAGATCCAGTCATCTGGGGGCCCACTGCAG ATAACAATGAAGATGGTGCCAAAAATGCTTTCTCCTTTGGTTAAAGATTGGGCTCCCAAGgcatttgtaatttcttttaaattggaGACCGACCCCTCCATTGTAATTAATCGTGCCCGGAACGCTTTGGAAGCTTATCAACACCAAGTGGTGGTGGCTAATATCCTTGAATCACGACATTCCTTTGTGGTTATCGTAACTGAAGATTCAGAAACCAAATTATTTCTATCagaagaagaagtagaaaaaggCATAGAGATAGAAGAGAAGATAGTAGATGATCTTCAGTCTCGACACACAGCTTTTATATGTGACAAAAACTGA